From Streptomyces sp. CMB-StM0423, a single genomic window includes:
- a CDS encoding response regulator encodes MTNIRVLIADDQVMVRQGFTVLLDAEPGIEVVGQAVDGADAVAKTAELRPDVVLMDIRMPGLGGIEATRRLTEPPSAAVRVLILTTFDLDEYVYEALRAGASGFLLKDASAAELAHAVRVVATGDALLAPAVTRRLITEFARLTRTPRTPLKDRVGGLTERETEVLSLIAQGLSNAEIAERLVVAEQTVKTHVGRILTKLSLRDRTQAAVFAYETGLIRPTGH; translated from the coding sequence GTGACGAACATCCGCGTGCTGATCGCCGACGACCAGGTCATGGTGCGCCAGGGCTTCACCGTGCTGCTCGATGCCGAGCCCGGCATCGAGGTCGTCGGCCAGGCGGTGGACGGCGCCGACGCCGTCGCGAAGACCGCGGAACTGCGCCCGGACGTCGTGCTGATGGACATCCGGATGCCCGGCCTCGGCGGCATCGAGGCCACCCGCCGCCTCACCGAGCCGCCGTCCGCGGCCGTCCGGGTGCTGATCCTGACGACCTTCGACCTCGACGAGTACGTGTACGAAGCGCTGCGCGCGGGCGCGTCCGGCTTCCTCCTGAAGGACGCCTCGGCCGCCGAACTGGCCCACGCCGTACGGGTCGTCGCCACCGGCGACGCCCTGCTCGCCCCCGCGGTGACCCGCCGCCTCATCACCGAGTTCGCCCGCCTGACCCGCACCCCGCGCACCCCGCTCAAGGACCGCGTCGGCGGCCTGACGGAACGCGAGACGGAGGTCCTGAGCCTGATCGCGCAGGGGCTGTCGAACGCGGAGATCGCCGAGCGGCTGGTGGTGGCGGAGCAGACGGTGAAGACCCACGTGGGCCGCATCCTGACCAAACTGTCCCTGCGCGACCGCACCCAGGCGGCGGTCTTCGCCTACGAAACGGGCCTCATCCGCCCCACGGGCCACTAG
- a CDS encoding ADP-ribosylglycohydrolase family protein, whose amino-acid sequence MVNLPAAVLDSLHGLAFGDAFGDRWFGILRREGPAALEARTPPPEAVWRWSDDTAQALVLVRELAEGGGTVDQDRLALRLAAAYAGDTHRGYGASMHDVLRRIGAGEPWREVVAGQFGGLGSWGNGAAMRAAPLGAWHAADLDAVGEQAARQGAVSHHHPEAVAGAVAVALAAALATRSRGGPAPARPDFLRAVAERLPDGDVRSGVRIAARMPESTSVRQAAENLGSGYRMSGPDTVPYALWCAAGHLDDLHEGLWFTVEGRGDIDTTCAMAGGVIAARTGVAALPSAWHAAREPLPPVVPE is encoded by the coding sequence GTGGTCAACCTGCCTGCCGCCGTGCTGGATTCGCTGCACGGGCTCGCCTTCGGTGACGCCTTCGGCGACCGCTGGTTCGGCATCCTGCGCCGGGAAGGCCCGGCGGCCCTGGAGGCGCGGACGCCGCCCCCGGAGGCGGTGTGGCGGTGGAGCGACGACACCGCCCAGGCGCTCGTTCTCGTACGGGAACTCGCCGAGGGCGGCGGCACCGTCGACCAGGACCGCCTCGCGCTGCGCCTGGCGGCCGCGTACGCCGGCGACACGCACCGCGGCTACGGTGCCTCGATGCACGACGTGCTCCGCCGGATCGGCGCGGGCGAGCCCTGGCGGGAGGTGGTCGCCGGGCAGTTCGGGGGCCTGGGTTCCTGGGGCAACGGCGCGGCCATGCGCGCCGCCCCGCTCGGCGCCTGGCACGCCGCCGACCTCGACGCGGTCGGCGAGCAGGCCGCCCGCCAGGGCGCGGTCTCGCACCATCACCCGGAGGCGGTCGCGGGGGCGGTGGCGGTCGCCCTCGCGGCGGCGCTCGCGACCCGCAGCCGGGGCGGGCCCGCCCCGGCCCGGCCGGACTTCCTCCGGGCGGTCGCGGAACGACTTCCGGACGGCGACGTGCGATCGGGAGTGCGGATCGCGGCCCGGATGCCGGAGAGCACCTCGGTCCGGCAGGCCGCGGAAAACCTGGGCTCCGGCTACCGGATGTCCGGGCCCGACACCGTGCCCTACGCCCTGTGGTGCGCGGCGGGGCACCTCGACGACCTGCACGAGGGACTGTGGTTCACGGTCGAGGGGCGCGGCGACATCGACACCACCTGCGCCATGGCGGGCGGGGTGATCGCCGCCCGTACGGGCGTCGCCGCCCTCCCCTCCGCCTGGCACGCGGCCCGCGAACCGCTGCCCCCGGTCGTGCCGGAGTAG
- a CDS encoding family 20 glycosylhydrolase: MSKPSEEQTVRRRTVLAAAGSAALVAASATSALSAPASAAAPAAADASWPDPARDVARDGTATASSVYDRDPERFAAAHVNDGDLSTRWGSNSPENGYPDPSREWVQIELAEPSPVHHVVIHWETARAAHYQIHVSDDGQTWRTARDVPDAPGGREVLELGLTAPVRYVRVQGVAVATGWGYSIFAMEVWNGPRPGVGLPAGRVIPVPVAQTSRPDARPFVLERRSRIVATDRKAQAVAGLLAGYLRPATGYPLPVVDGPGRDGDITLLLGRSHAPSRARLAVAEGYTLAAGERGVQIAAANPHGLLNGVQTLRQLLPPWIESDTAGPGPWTVEATEIRDHPRFGHRGLMIDPARNFLEVREVKELIDGLVQSKGNVLHWHLTDDQGWRVRIDSWPRLTEIGGGMSMPGGRTGFYTKDQIRDVVRYAADRHVQIIPEIEMPSHTTAARTAYPQLSGAGGYLADLETTYAFVDDVLREVAALFPSPYVHLGADESDMPHDQYVRFLRRVEGIARGHGKTMIGWSPSCGVGLDTETVHHYWQDQSREMSREWFDPRRPVLLSPTQQTYLDYPYPTYDTRRAYSWNPSDLTDGWTGAKVQRDYGLNNEDIIGIEAPIWGERMLRGLPDVQYQVFPRLPAILEKAWSPAEATEDAEGVVARTGVQGARWQFAGRNFWADPGVRWEPAAVGADLRTDRDGTVSGAVARLALPGVAPAGVTATVEWGDGTTGPATVTGDAPGDRRINGVYRIDADHRYARRGTYRGTVHLTTPTARTTAHFTVTHG, from the coding sequence ATGTCCAAACCGTCCGAAGAGCAGACCGTCCGCCGCAGAACCGTCCTCGCCGCCGCCGGGTCCGCCGCCCTCGTCGCGGCCTCCGCCACGTCGGCGCTGTCCGCACCGGCATCCGCGGCGGCCCCGGCCGCCGCCGACGCCTCCTGGCCCGACCCCGCGCGCGACGTCGCCAGGGACGGCACCGCGACCGCGTCCAGCGTCTACGACCGCGACCCGGAGAGGTTCGCCGCCGCGCACGTCAACGACGGCGACCTGAGCACCCGGTGGGGTTCCAACTCGCCCGAGAACGGCTACCCCGACCCCAGCCGCGAATGGGTGCAGATCGAACTCGCCGAGCCCAGCCCGGTGCACCACGTGGTGATCCACTGGGAGACCGCGCGCGCCGCGCACTACCAGATCCACGTCTCCGACGACGGCCAGACCTGGCGTACCGCCCGCGACGTCCCCGACGCTCCGGGCGGCCGGGAAGTCCTCGAACTCGGCCTCACCGCCCCCGTCCGCTACGTGCGGGTGCAGGGCGTCGCCGTGGCCACCGGCTGGGGCTACTCGATCTTCGCCATGGAGGTCTGGAACGGCCCCCGCCCCGGCGTCGGCCTCCCCGCGGGCCGGGTGATCCCGGTCCCGGTCGCGCAGACCTCGCGGCCGGACGCCCGCCCCTTCGTGCTGGAGCGCCGCAGCCGGATCGTCGCCACCGACCGGAAGGCCCAGGCCGTGGCCGGGCTCCTCGCCGGGTATCTGCGCCCGGCGACCGGCTACCCGCTGCCCGTCGTCGACGGCCCGGGCCGGGACGGCGACATCACGCTGCTGCTCGGCCGCTCCCACGCCCCGTCCCGGGCCCGGCTGGCCGTCGCCGAGGGCTACACCCTGGCCGCCGGCGAGCGCGGGGTACAGATCGCGGCGGCGAACCCGCACGGCCTGCTCAACGGCGTGCAGACGCTCAGGCAACTGCTGCCCCCGTGGATCGAGAGCGACACGGCGGGGCCCGGCCCGTGGACCGTCGAGGCGACCGAGATCCGCGACCACCCCAGGTTCGGGCACCGCGGCCTGATGATCGACCCGGCCCGCAACTTCCTGGAGGTCCGCGAGGTCAAGGAACTCATCGACGGGCTCGTCCAGTCCAAGGGGAACGTGCTGCACTGGCACCTGACCGACGACCAGGGCTGGCGGGTCCGGATCGACTCCTGGCCCCGGCTCACCGAGATCGGCGGCGGGATGTCCATGCCCGGCGGGCGGACCGGTTTCTACACCAAGGACCAGATCCGGGACGTCGTACGGTACGCCGCGGACCGGCACGTGCAGATCATCCCCGAGATCGAGATGCCCTCGCACACGACGGCGGCCAGGACCGCGTACCCGCAACTGAGCGGCGCCGGCGGCTATCTGGCGGATCTGGAGACCACCTACGCGTTCGTCGACGACGTCCTCCGCGAGGTCGCCGCGCTCTTCCCCTCCCCGTACGTCCACCTGGGCGCCGACGAGTCGGACATGCCGCACGACCAGTACGTACGGTTCCTGCGCCGGGTCGAGGGCATCGCCCGCGGCCACGGGAAGACCATGATCGGCTGGTCGCCGAGCTGCGGGGTCGGGCTGGACACCGAGACGGTCCACCACTACTGGCAGGACCAGAGCCGGGAGATGTCACGGGAGTGGTTCGACCCGCGCCGCCCGGTGCTGCTCTCCCCGACCCAGCAGACGTACCTGGACTACCCCTACCCGACGTACGACACCCGGCGCGCGTACTCCTGGAACCCGTCCGACCTCACCGACGGCTGGACGGGCGCCAAGGTGCAGCGCGACTACGGGCTCAACAACGAGGACATCATCGGCATCGAGGCGCCGATCTGGGGCGAGCGGATGCTGCGCGGCCTGCCCGACGTGCAGTACCAGGTGTTCCCCAGGCTTCCGGCGATCCTGGAGAAGGCGTGGTCCCCCGCCGAGGCCACCGAGGACGCCGAGGGCGTGGTGGCCAGGACCGGAGTGCAGGGCGCGCGCTGGCAGTTCGCCGGCCGGAACTTCTGGGCGGACCCGGGGGTGCGCTGGGAGCCCGCGGCGGTCGGCGCCGACCTGCGCACCGACCGGGACGGCACCGTGAGCGGCGCGGTGGCGCGGCTGGCGCTGCCGGGAGTGGCGCCTGCAGGGGTCACCGCGACGGTCGAGTGGGGTGACGGCACCACGGGCCCGGCGACGGTCACGGGCGACGCCCCGGGGGACCGCCGGATCAACGGCGTCTACCGCATCGACGCGGACCACCGCTACGCCCGCCGCGGCACCTACCGGGGCACCGTCCACCTCACCACCCCGACCGCCAGGACAACCGCCCACTTCACCGTCACCCACGGCTGA
- a CDS encoding DNA polymerase III subunit alpha yields MVGFAHVHVASGYSVRYGAAHPEHLVRRAAERGMGALALTDRDTVTGAVRFVRACAEAGVRPVLGVDLAVAGAAPPPPALRRRTPARGGGHVAEPPLRFVLLARGRAGWARLCRIVSAAHAGATGGSPPVVPWEALREHGGPGLVALLGPLSEPARALAVGREDVAARLLAPWREVFGAGLRLEAVAHKRAGLGPGSLRLAARTLALGDRTGTTVVLSNAVRYADPGQHRLADVLDAARLLRPIDWRRLDSGQRWLKGERAMAAVARLVAECAGAGVRRARRLMADTAATAAACTIDPAADLGLGRPHFPEPALFGAGPGADGAARLLRRQCEAGMARRGLDRDPEARIRLDEELEAISTLRYDSYFLAVGQVVADIRAKGIRVAARGSGAGSLVCHVLDIATANPLDHRLLFERFLSVRRKSLPDIDIDVESARRLECYDVIFDRFGKERVAVTAMPETYRARRALRDAGLALGIAPADVDRIAKSFPHLRAADITGALAELPELRQLAAEAHRYGPLWELAEGLDALVHGMAMHPCGVVISDATLLDRLPVQPTPQGDYPMAMAAKEEIEDLGNIKLDVLGVRMQSAMAHAVAEIEQATGNRIDLDDPEQVPLDDVFAFKLIQDSETLGLFQLESPGQQDLLSRLKPRDPQDVIADISLFRPGPVAGGMPERYVAARHGGTPEYAHPDLEPVLSDTYGVTIWHEQIIETFRVMTGCDRALGEIARRALGDEKRLPGIRDWFHRRARARGYTTAVRDEVWKTVAAFGAYGFCRAHAVAFAVPALQSAWLKAHYPAFLLAGLLEHDPGMWPKRVLVADARRRGVPLLPVDVNHSKVEHTVEKSDTDRWGVRLALAAVHGISEDEGVRIEEGQPYASLSDFWQRARPSRPVAERLARIGALDGLGGPGDGRSTRRDLLLQIDELHRQSRARFAADGQLPLGADAVGGTEPSGLPEMTGRETLGAELDTLGIDVSRHLMEHHHRLLREIGATDAAHLAGLRPGQQVLVAGVRASTQTPPIASGKRVIFVTLEDGSGLVDLAFFEDSHPACAHTVFHSGLLLVRGTVQVRGTRRTVVGTMAWDLDRIAAARRDDGPEAALALLGEDRPHPTPAQPGRTLTDGTAGARLHPYADLQPAGSRSADLKKFGHRSPGSAG; encoded by the coding sequence ATGGTGGGCTTCGCCCACGTGCACGTCGCGTCCGGTTACTCCGTCCGCTACGGCGCCGCCCACCCCGAACACCTCGTCAGGCGCGCCGCCGAGCGCGGCATGGGAGCCCTCGCGCTGACCGACCGGGACACCGTCACCGGTGCCGTCCGGTTCGTACGGGCCTGCGCCGAGGCCGGGGTCAGGCCGGTGCTGGGCGTCGATCTGGCGGTGGCGGGCGCGGCACCGCCGCCGCCCGCGCTGCGGCGGCGCACCCCGGCGCGGGGCGGTGGCCACGTGGCCGAGCCGCCGCTGCGGTTCGTGCTGCTCGCGCGGGGCAGGGCCGGGTGGGCGCGGCTGTGCCGCATCGTGTCCGCCGCCCATGCGGGTGCGACCGGCGGCAGCCCGCCGGTGGTGCCGTGGGAGGCGCTGCGCGAGCACGGCGGCCCCGGTCTGGTGGCCCTGCTCGGGCCGCTCTCCGAGCCGGCGCGGGCGCTGGCGGTGGGGCGGGAGGACGTCGCGGCGAGGCTGCTCGCGCCCTGGCGGGAGGTCTTCGGGGCCGGGCTCCGGCTGGAGGCCGTCGCCCACAAGCGCGCGGGTCTCGGACCCGGGTCGCTGCGCCTCGCCGCCCGCACCCTGGCGCTGGGCGACCGCACAGGCACGACCGTCGTGCTCTCCAACGCCGTCCGCTACGCCGACCCCGGCCAGCACCGGCTCGCGGACGTCCTGGACGCCGCGCGGCTGCTGCGGCCGATCGACTGGCGCCGGCTGGACAGCGGGCAGCGCTGGCTCAAGGGCGAGCGGGCGATGGCGGCGGTCGCGCGGCTGGTCGCCGAGTGCGCCGGAGCGGGCGTACGGCGCGCGCGCCGCCTGATGGCGGACACCGCCGCGACGGCCGCCGCGTGCACGATCGACCCCGCGGCGGACCTCGGGCTGGGCCGGCCGCACTTCCCGGAGCCGGCGCTCTTCGGCGCCGGGCCCGGGGCGGACGGCGCCGCGCGGCTGCTGCGCCGGCAGTGCGAGGCAGGCATGGCCCGGCGCGGCCTCGACCGCGACCCCGAGGCCCGTATCCGACTGGACGAGGAGCTGGAAGCGATCTCCACACTCCGCTACGACTCGTACTTCCTCGCCGTCGGCCAGGTCGTGGCCGACATCCGGGCCAAGGGCATCCGGGTCGCCGCCCGCGGCTCCGGCGCCGGCTCGCTGGTCTGCCACGTCCTGGACATCGCCACGGCCAACCCCCTCGACCACCGGCTGCTGTTCGAGCGCTTCCTGAGCGTACGGCGCAAGTCGCTGCCCGACATCGACATCGACGTGGAGTCGGCCCGCCGGCTGGAGTGCTACGACGTGATCTTCGACCGGTTCGGCAAGGAACGGGTGGCGGTCACCGCGATGCCCGAGACCTACCGGGCCCGCAGGGCGCTGCGGGACGCCGGTCTCGCCCTCGGCATCGCGCCCGCCGACGTCGACCGGATCGCCAAGAGCTTCCCGCACCTGCGGGCCGCCGACATCACCGGCGCCCTCGCCGAACTGCCGGAACTGCGGCAACTGGCCGCCGAGGCACACCGGTACGGCCCGCTGTGGGAGCTCGCGGAAGGTCTCGACGCCCTCGTCCACGGCATGGCCATGCACCCCTGCGGCGTGGTCATCAGCGACGCCACCCTCCTGGACCGGCTGCCGGTGCAGCCCACCCCGCAGGGCGACTACCCCATGGCGATGGCCGCGAAGGAGGAGATCGAGGACCTCGGCAACATCAAACTCGACGTCCTGGGCGTACGCATGCAGTCCGCGATGGCCCACGCCGTCGCCGAGATCGAGCAGGCCACGGGCAACCGCATCGACCTGGACGACCCCGAACAGGTGCCGCTCGACGACGTCTTCGCGTTCAAGCTCATCCAGGACAGCGAGACCCTGGGCCTGTTCCAACTGGAGTCCCCCGGCCAGCAGGACCTGCTCTCCCGGCTCAAGCCCCGCGACCCGCAGGACGTCATCGCGGACATCAGCCTCTTCCGCCCGGGCCCTGTCGCCGGCGGCATGCCCGAGCGCTACGTCGCCGCCCGCCACGGCGGCACACCCGAGTACGCCCATCCGGACCTCGAACCGGTGCTCTCCGACACGTACGGCGTGACCATCTGGCACGAGCAGATCATCGAGACCTTCCGGGTGATGACCGGATGCGACCGGGCCCTGGGGGAGATCGCCCGGCGCGCGCTCGGGGACGAGAAGCGGCTGCCCGGGATCAGGGACTGGTTCCACCGGCGGGCGCGGGCGCGCGGCTACACCACGGCCGTACGGGACGAGGTCTGGAAGACCGTCGCGGCCTTCGGCGCCTACGGCTTCTGCCGGGCCCACGCGGTCGCCTTCGCCGTCCCCGCGCTGCAGAGCGCCTGGCTCAAGGCGCACTACCCGGCGTTCCTGCTGGCCGGCCTCCTCGAACACGACCCCGGCATGTGGCCCAAGCGCGTCCTCGTCGCCGACGCCCGCCGGCGCGGCGTCCCCCTCCTGCCCGTCGACGTCAATCACTCCAAGGTGGAGCACACCGTGGAGAAGAGCGACACGGACCGGTGGGGGGTGCGGCTCGCGCTGGCCGCGGTGCACGGCATCAGCGAGGACGAGGGCGTACGGATCGAGGAGGGGCAGCCCTACGCGTCGCTGTCGGATTTCTGGCAGCGGGCCCGGCCCAGCAGGCCGGTCGCCGAGCGCCTGGCCCGGATCGGTGCCCTCGACGGCCTCGGCGGTCCCGGCGACGGCCGCTCCACCCGCCGCGACCTCCTCCTCCAGATCGACGAGCTGCACCGGCAGTCCCGGGCCCGCTTCGCGGCCGACGGCCAACTGCCCCTCGGCGCGGACGCGGTCGGCGGTACGGAGCCGAGCGGGCTGCCGGAGATGACCGGCCGCGAGACCCTGGGCGCCGAACTCGACACCCTCGGCATCGACGTCTCCAGGCACCTGATGGAACACCACCACCGGCTGCTGCGCGAGATCGGCGCGACCGACGCGGCCCACCTCGCCGGCCTGCGCCCCGGGCAGCAGGTGCTCGTCGCCGGCGTGCGGGCCTCCACCCAGACCCCGCCGATCGCCAGCGGCAAGCGCGTCATCTTCGTCACGCTGGAGGACGGCTCCGGCCTGGTCGACCTGGCGTTCTTCGAGGACTCCCACCCGGCCTGCGCACACACCGTCTTCCACAGCGGCCTGCTGCTGGTGCGCGGCACGGTCCAGGTGCGCGGCACCCGCCGCACCGTCGTCGGCACCATGGCCTGGGACCTGGACCGGATCGCCGCCGCCCGCCGCGACGACGGCCCCGAGGCCGCGCTCGCCCTCCTGGGCGAGGACCGGCCGCACCCGACGCCGGCCCAGCCCGGCCGCACCCTGACCGACGGCACCGCCGGCGCCCGCCTGCACCCGTACGCCGACCTGCAGCCCGCCGGCAGCCGGTCGGCCGACCTGAAGAAGTTCGGCCACCGCAGCCCGGGGAGCGCGGGATGA
- a CDS encoding DNA polymerase Y family protein, protein MTARRRHIAHLHLHASLGEEQYADIVELMGGVTPHVQEMPPDAVQLDLTSALRYFDLSAYDAVQLVKMRLKALYGIDSSAGLAGNRMLAAMAADASAPGDTTSVPTGRAAEWLYPRPVAALPGVGRATAEKLARYGLHTVGQITDLPAVTLQRLLGVSQARLLGDRARGYDPRPVTPAEPAASLAAELVLDADCLDPVRHHRAVLGLAERIGQRLRGEGQVAGRVTLVVRYADRSSTTRTRAIAEPTDHSPAVAATALGLLAAFGLQRARVRAYALRADHLLPAAGAYRQLSLGPGDVRARRAEAAADRARRRFGPEAVRPATLAAAEPPAAGWEERARGR, encoded by the coding sequence ATGACCGCCCGCCGACGGCACATCGCGCACCTCCATCTGCACGCCTCGCTGGGCGAGGAGCAGTACGCGGACATCGTCGAGCTGATGGGCGGCGTCACGCCCCACGTCCAGGAGATGCCGCCGGACGCCGTCCAGCTCGATCTGACGTCCGCGCTCCGGTACTTCGACCTGTCGGCCTACGACGCGGTCCAGCTCGTGAAGATGAGGCTGAAGGCCCTCTACGGCATCGACAGCAGCGCAGGACTCGCGGGCAACCGCATGCTCGCGGCCATGGCGGCCGACGCGTCCGCGCCCGGGGACACCACCAGCGTGCCCACGGGGCGGGCGGCGGAGTGGCTGTACCCGCGCCCGGTCGCCGCCCTGCCCGGGGTCGGCCGCGCGACCGCGGAGAAGCTCGCCCGGTACGGCCTGCACACCGTCGGGCAGATCACGGACCTGCCCGCGGTGACCCTGCAGCGGCTCCTCGGCGTCAGCCAGGCCCGCCTGCTCGGCGACCGCGCCCGCGGCTACGACCCGCGCCCGGTCACCCCCGCGGAACCGGCGGCCTCCCTGGCGGCGGAGCTGGTGCTGGACGCCGACTGCCTCGATCCCGTACGGCACCACAGAGCCGTCCTGGGGCTCGCCGAGCGGATCGGCCAGCGGCTGCGCGGGGAGGGGCAGGTCGCGGGCCGCGTCACCCTCGTGGTGAGGTATGCCGACCGCAGCTCCACCACGCGGACCCGGGCCATCGCCGAACCCACTGATCATTCACCCGCAGTCGCCGCCACCGCCCTCGGCCTGCTGGCCGCCTTCGGGCTGCAGCGGGCCCGGGTACGGGCGTACGCGCTCCGCGCCGACCACCTGCTGCCGGCGGCCGGCGCGTACCGCCAGCTCTCGCTGGGCCCCGGCGACGTCCGCGCCCGCCGCGCCGAGGCCGCCGCGGACCGGGCCCGCCGGCGCTTCGGCCCCGAGGCCGTCAGGCCGGCCACCCTGGCGGCGGCGGAGCCGCCCGCGGCGGGGTGGGAGGAGCGGGCGCGGGGCAGGTGA
- a CDS encoding AMP-binding protein, with the protein MRETEESRESGAAQAAAWELFPALRAAPERVALRFGGTVLTYGELAAAADGVARRLGGARRVAVWATPEPATAVAVTAALVAGVAAVPLNPRTGVRELAHIVTDSEPELVLAAPGAELPEALAGVARVDVAVVPGTPGAGPGSATSRPTTTPTTAPTPPGTASPGPGTPGLVVYTSGTTGPPKGVVLPQRALAATLDDLAEVWGWTERDTVVHALPLFHVHGLVLGVLGPLRRGGGVHHVGRFAPETAAAALAAGGTMLFGVPTMYHRLAGALDAEQAAAPGTQSGTPLAAALTRARLLVSGSAALPVADHRRLTAATGRRVVERYGMTETLMNTSVRPGDPDATGSVGVPLPSVAARLVDDAGAELTAYDGETVGEIEVRGPNLFTGYLNRPEATAAAFRDGWFRTGDMAVRDAAGRFRIVGRRATDLIKSGGYKIGAGEIENALLEHPAVAEAAVTAEPDPDLGERIVAWVVPDGAAPPAAELSSYVADHLAPHKRPRKIHFLDALPRNDMGKVLKRALGD; encoded by the coding sequence ATGCGGGAGACGGAAGAGTCGCGGGAGTCCGGGGCGGCGCAGGCGGCGGCGTGGGAGCTGTTCCCTGCGCTGCGTGCCGCACCGGAGCGGGTCGCGCTGCGCTTCGGCGGCACCGTCCTGACGTACGGCGAGCTGGCCGCGGCGGCGGACGGCGTCGCCCGGCGGCTGGGAGGCGCCCGGCGGGTGGCGGTCTGGGCGACGCCGGAGCCCGCGACCGCGGTGGCGGTGACGGCGGCGCTGGTGGCGGGCGTGGCGGCGGTGCCGCTCAACCCCCGTACCGGGGTGCGGGAACTGGCGCACATCGTGACCGACAGCGAACCTGAGCTGGTGCTCGCGGCGCCCGGGGCGGAGCTGCCGGAGGCACTGGCGGGGGTGGCGCGGGTGGACGTGGCGGTGGTCCCCGGGACCCCCGGTGCCGGACCCGGGTCCGCGACCTCCCGGCCCACGACCACACCCACGACCGCACCCACGCCGCCCGGCACCGCCTCCCCCGGCCCCGGCACCCCCGGGCTCGTCGTCTACACCTCCGGCACGACCGGGCCGCCCAAGGGTGTCGTCCTGCCGCAGCGGGCGCTGGCCGCGACCCTCGACGACCTCGCGGAGGTCTGGGGCTGGACCGAACGGGACACGGTGGTGCACGCGCTGCCGCTGTTCCACGTGCACGGGCTGGTCCTCGGCGTGCTGGGCCCGCTGCGCCGCGGCGGCGGCGTGCACCACGTGGGGCGGTTCGCGCCCGAGACGGCGGCGGCGGCGCTGGCCGCGGGCGGCACGATGCTGTTCGGGGTGCCGACGATGTACCACCGGCTGGCCGGCGCCCTCGACGCCGAGCAGGCGGCCGCACCCGGGACGCAGTCCGGTACGCCCCTGGCCGCCGCCCTCACCCGCGCCCGGCTGCTGGTCTCCGGCTCCGCCGCGCTGCCGGTGGCCGACCACCGCCGGCTCACCGCCGCGACCGGCCGCCGGGTCGTGGAGCGCTACGGCATGACGGAGACGCTGATGAACACCAGCGTCCGCCCCGGCGACCCGGACGCCACCGGCAGCGTCGGCGTGCCCCTGCCGTCCGTCGCCGCCCGGCTCGTCGACGACGCGGGGGCCGAACTCACCGCGTACGACGGGGAGACGGTCGGCGAGATCGAGGTCCGCGGCCCGAACCTCTTCACCGGCTACCTCAACCGCCCCGAGGCGACGGCGGCCGCCTTCCGCGACGGCTGGTTCCGCACCGGCGACATGGCCGTACGGGACGCGGCCGGCCGCTTCCGCATCGTCGGCCGCCGCGCCACCGATCTCATCAAGTCCGGCGGCTACAAGATCGGCGCCGGGGAGATCGAGAACGCGCTGCTGGAGCACCCGGCCGTCGCCGAGGCGGCGGTCACCGCCGAGCCGGACCCGGACCTGGGCGAGCGCATCGTCGCCTGGGTGGTCCCGGACGGTGCGGCCCCGCCCGCCGCGGAGCTGTCGTCGTACGTGGCCGACCACCTGGCCCCGCACAAGCGCCCCCGCAAGATCCACTTCCTCGACGCCCTCCCCCGCAACGACATGGGCAAGGTCCTCAAGCGCGCCCTGGGCGACTGA